The DNA window CGACGCGGAGGTCCCGTCCGAGAACCAGCCCGGAGTCCGGCGCGACGACGAGGAGGTGCGGCTGCGTGAGCGTCGCACGCAGGGTCCGCCCCGCGAGACCCGGCCCGAGGTCGCGAACGAGGGCCCGTCGCGGGCTGGCTTCGGCAGCCTGGAGCTCCCGCGCGCCGAGGCTGTCCGCAGGGAGCTGTGGCAGCCCCGGCTCACCCGGCGCGAGCGGGCGGTCCGGAACCGGCGGCGGGGCCGGTCGCTCCTGGGCGCGGAGCCGGCCCGGCGCGCAGAGCGCGGCGCCGAGGAGCGCGACCGTGGCACCACGTCCCACCGTGTCGCGCAGGGGCACCGGAGTTTAGGGGGCGAGTCGGAGGAAGTTGGCGAGCAGCTCGCGCCCGCCGGTGGTCAGGATCGACTCGGGATGGAATTGCACGCCCCATACCGGATGGGTCCGGTGGCGGAGGGCGTGGATCTCGGTCGGGTCGTCCTCGGCCCGCGCGACGACCTCCAGCGACTCCGGCAGCGACTCCGATTCGACGACCAGCGAGTGATAGCGCATGACCGGCAGCGGGTCGGGCAGCCCCTCGAAGAGCTCCGTGCCGCCGTGGCGGATGGTCGACGTCTTCCCGTGCATGACACGCCGCGCGCGCACCACCCGCCCCCCGTACGCCTCGCCGATGGCCTGGTGGCCGAGGCAGACGCCGAGGATCGGGATCTCCCCGCCCCACCGCCGCACGACGGGCACCGTGATCCCCGCCTCGGACGGGGTGCACGGCCCCGGCGACAGCACGATGGCGCGCGGCCGCAGCGCGCCGATCTCCTCGACGCCGATCGCGTCGTTGCGGCGGACGACGGGCTCCACCCCCAGGTCCCCGAGATACTGGACCAGGTTGTAGGTGAAGGAGTCGTAGTTGTCGATGACGAGGATCATGACCGGGGATGATACTGCCGATGCACGCTGCGCAGGTACTCCCGGTCGACGTGCGTGTAGATCTGCGTCGTCGCGATGTCGGCGTGGCCGAGCATCTCCTGGACGGCGCGCAGGTCCGCGCCTCCCTCCAGCAGGTGTGTCGCGAACGAGTGCCGCAGCGTGTGCGGCGAGACGGCCTTCGCGATGCCCGCGCGCTCGACGTGCTTCCGCAGGATCGTCCACGCGCCCATGCGCGACAGCGGCTCGCCGCGCGCGTTCAGGAAGAGGACGCCCTTGCCCTTCCCCTTCTCGAGCGTGGGACGCAGCTCGCGCAGGTAGACCGCGGCCGCGCCGATGGCCGAGCGGCCGATGGGGACCAGCCGCTCCTTGCTCCCCTTCCCGAAGACGCGCAGCAGCTGGTCCTCGAACAGGACGTCCTGCACGCGCAGCCCGATCCACTCGGAGACGCGCAGGCCCGCGCCGTACGCCAGCTCCAGCATCGCGCGGTCGCGGAAGACGAGCGTGTCGTCCAACGACGGCGCGGCCAGGAGCCGCTCCACCTCGGCGACCGTCAGCACCTCGGGCAGCGTGCGCCAGCGCTTCGGCGTCTCGAGCCGCTCGCTGGGATCGCGCTGCACGTAGCCCTCGGTCAGGAGGAACCGGTAGTACGTGCGCACGGCGCTGACGGTGCGCCGGATGGACGCGGGCGAGAGGCCGAGGTCCTTCAGGTGGAAGACGAACTCGCGCAGCGCGCGCGGCGTGGCGTCGCCGGGCGTAGCCACGCCGGCCGTGCGGGCGAAGGCGGCGAAGCGCGCGACGTCGCGCGCGTAGGCCTCCTGCGTGGTGTCGGCGGCGCCGCGCTCCAGCGCGAGGAAGTCGTGGAACTGCTCCAGCCGGAACGCACGCGCCACCTCGTCGGGGACGGCGAACGCGCCGGCGGCATCGCGCGCGGTGCTCACGCGCTCACGCCGTGGCGCGCCGGCGGCGCAGCCACCACACCGCGAGCGCCGCTGCCACGATCACGACCGCGCCGATGCCGAGCCACTTCTGCCCCTGCGCGACCTTCGCCTGCAGCGCCTCGAAGTTGGCGCCGGCGGTGAACGCGAAGTAGGTGATGGCGCCGTACCAGACGGCCGACGCGACCCCCATCGCGACGGCGGCCTTCGCGGCGCCGAGCCGCAGCGCGCCCGCGAACGGCGGCACGAGCGCGCGCACACCGGGCAGGAAGCGGCTCACGACCAGCGCCCACACGCCGTACTTCCCGTACAGCGCCTCGAGCTTCTGCGAGCCCTTCTCGCCGCCGCCGAGGCGCTTCAGCACGCGCTCCGCGCCGTAGCGCGCGCCGACCCAGTACATGAACATCGCGCCCGCGAGGTTGCCGGTGAGCGTGGCGACGAACGAGCCGATCGCGCTCGCCTGGCCGCGCGCCGCGATGAAGCTGCCGAAGGCGACGACGGTGTCGGCCGGCAGCGGCGGGAAGACGTTCTCGGCCGCGGCGGTGACGGCGAGGGCGGCGTACAGCGCCAGCGGCGGCAGCTGCGCGAACCAGTCGAGGAGTCGCTCGAGCACGGCGGGAGGGGCGTGTGCGGCGCGCGGGCGCCGCGCGCTCAGTCGGTGGGCGCGCCGACTCGCAC is part of the Roseisolibacter agri genome and encodes:
- a CDS encoding anthranilate synthase component II; this translates as MILVIDNYDSFTYNLVQYLGDLGVEPVVRRNDAIGVEEIGALRPRAIVLSPGPCTPSEAGITVPVVRRWGGEIPILGVCLGHQAIGEAYGGRVVRARRVMHGKTSTIRHGGTELFEGLPDPLPVMRYHSLVVESESLPESLEVVARAEDDPTEIHALRHRTHPVWGVQFHPESILTTGGRELLANFLRLAP
- the xerD gene encoding site-specific tyrosine recombinase XerD, with amino-acid sequence MSTARDAAGAFAVPDEVARAFRLEQFHDFLALERGAADTTQEAYARDVARFAAFARTAGVATPGDATPRALREFVFHLKDLGLSPASIRRTVSAVRTYYRFLLTEGYVQRDPSERLETPKRWRTLPEVLTVAEVERLLAAPSLDDTLVFRDRAMLELAYGAGLRVSEWIGLRVQDVLFEDQLLRVFGKGSKERLVPIGRSAIGAAAVYLRELRPTLEKGKGKGVLFLNARGEPLSRMGAWTILRKHVERAGIAKAVSPHTLRHSFATHLLEGGADLRAVQEMLGHADIATTQIYTHVDREYLRSVHRQYHPRS
- a CDS encoding DedA family protein codes for the protein MLERLLDWFAQLPPLALYAALAVTAAAENVFPPLPADTVVAFGSFIAARGQASAIGSFVATLTGNLAGAMFMYWVGARYGAERVLKRLGGGEKGSQKLEALYGKYGVWALVVSRFLPGVRALVPPFAGALRLGAAKAAVAMGVASAVWYGAITYFAFTAGANFEALQAKVAQGQKWLGIGAVVIVAAALAVWWLRRRRATA